The following proteins come from a genomic window of Nicotiana tomentosiformis chromosome 12, ASM39032v3, whole genome shotgun sequence:
- the LOC104089952 gene encoding uncharacterized protein gives MAIDMISEAPSLVTSPRISFSDDLSQKDANANSSAAATEKFPLICSDSNSEFDFCITNSTNTETSSADELFLDGLIRPLQLQEKFVTLNQEILKNISKTQPLNSPPNQPTPRNFETSPKDQTKSFWRIRRSSSLHCENSNKKSSFWSLPLLSRSNSTGSEGQKNNAQFKKMKNMNTSAANFYAFPSSQKPPLRKNYGLGHNYGNGVCINPVLNVPPTFITKGTANLFGLGSFFANGKEKKGKK, from the coding sequence atggcaaTTGATATGATCTCAGAAGCTCCAAGTCTAGTCACAAGTCCAAGAATTTCTTTTTCTGATGATCTTAGCCAAAAAGATGCTAATGCTAATTCTTCTGCTGCGGCCACTGAAAAATTCCCATTAATTTGCTCAGATTCTAATTCTGAATTCGATTTCTGTATTACCAACAGCACAAATACAGAAACTTCTTCAGCAGATGAGCTTTTCTTAGATGGCTTAATTCGACCTCTTCAACTACAAGAAAAGTTTGTCACTTTAAACCAAGAAATCTTGAAAAATATATCCAAGACTCAACCTTTAAATTCTCCTCCAAATCAACCAACCCCAAGAAATTTTGAAACCTCCCCAAAGGATCAAACCAAATCCTTTTGGCGGATAAGGAGAAGTAGTAGTCTTCATTGTGAAAACAGCAACAAGAAAAGCTCATTTTGGTCTTTACCTTTACTATCACGTAGCAATTCTACAGGTTCAGAAGGTCAGAAAAACAATGcacaattcaagaaaatgaagaatATGAATACATCTGCAGCTAATTTTTACGCATTTCCATCGTCACAAAAGCCACCATTGAGAAAGAATTATGGATTAGGGCATAATTATGGTAATGGGGTTTGCATTAATCCTGTTTTGAATGTGCCACCTACTTTCATTACTAAGGGTACTGCTAATCTCTTTGGTTTGGGGTCCTTTTTTGCCAatggaaaagaaaagaagggtAAGAAATGA